A stretch of the Teretinema zuelzerae genome encodes the following:
- a CDS encoding IS4 family transposase, whose product MNNYNTLFGQLLSQVKRPEFDKLCKTMESDKFRKDFNTWDQFVVMAFAQITRQNGLRSIQNAMNCQKKSFYHLGLNKEIKRSTISYANKNHGSEFFESLYYQLFSTLERGARKLTEKKLYAVDATTIGFSLNDFPWAKFRSTKSGVKIHVKYDVGESVPEYLFITNAEEHENNTLGKMNLKKGDIVTFDKGYNNYAQFSDFCDNGVYFVTRLKDNASYKVIKRRKTHTTKISSDHIIQFTGQVAKSKCPNELRRIRTVDNETGSAIILLTNMISCSAEKVAEIYRKRWHIELFFKTIKQNLKIKRFYGTSENAVKTQIWIAMIVYLLYIMLKKSTGSITKCFTHFISEISVSLFQRIDLNLWFAGSSPPVSVHAPDVSCMQFEFCL is encoded by the coding sequence ATGAATAACTATAACACACTTTTTGGACAGCTTCTATCACAAGTTAAGAGACCTGAATTTGATAAACTGTGCAAAACGATGGAATCAGACAAATTCCGAAAAGATTTCAATACATGGGATCAATTCGTTGTCATGGCCTTTGCGCAAATAACTAGACAAAACGGCCTGCGTAGTATTCAAAATGCAATGAATTGCCAAAAAAAATCTTTTTACCATCTCGGCCTGAACAAAGAAATAAAACGATCAACGATTTCATACGCAAATAAAAATCACGGCTCCGAGTTTTTCGAGTCCTTGTATTATCAATTATTTTCAACGCTTGAGCGCGGCGCACGTAAGTTGACGGAAAAGAAACTGTATGCCGTAGATGCAACCACAATCGGATTTTCTCTGAATGATTTCCCATGGGCGAAATTCAGATCGACAAAAAGCGGTGTTAAGATCCATGTGAAATATGACGTTGGCGAATCAGTTCCGGAATATTTGTTCATTACTAATGCAGAAGAGCATGAGAACAATACGCTTGGAAAAATGAATCTTAAGAAAGGCGATATTGTTACCTTTGATAAGGGATACAATAACTACGCTCAGTTTTCTGATTTTTGTGATAACGGTGTCTATTTCGTTACCAGACTTAAAGATAATGCCTCCTACAAAGTAATTAAACGAAGAAAAACGCATACCACAAAGATATCGAGCGACCATATCATTCAGTTTACCGGCCAGGTTGCAAAAAGCAAATGCCCAAATGAACTCAGGCGTATTCGGACCGTTGATAATGAGACTGGAAGCGCAATTATTTTACTTACGAACATGATAAGCTGCAGCGCGGAAAAGGTTGCTGAAATATACCGAAAGCGTTGGCACATAGAACTCTTTTTCAAAACTATTAAGCAAAACCTGAAAATAAAACGTTTTTATGGAACCTCTGAGAATGCGGTAAAAACGCAGATTTGGATTGCTATGATCGTTTACCTTTTGTATATAATGCTCAAAAAATCGACAGGCAGTATAACGAAATGCTTCACACATTTTATTTCGGAAATCTCTGTTTCATTATTCCAACGTATTGATTTGAACCTTTGGTTTGCCGGGTCGTCGCCGCCAGTTTCTGTTCACGCTCCAGATGTCAGTTGTATGCAATTTGAGTTTTGTCTATGA